The Echeneis naucrates chromosome 8, fEcheNa1.1, whole genome shotgun sequence genome has a window encoding:
- the LOC115047102 gene encoding uncharacterized protein LOC115047102, with product MKRTRQSQSDRGEGVMGRRTSRRELKKIKYFEEKSIEETLETDESNEEEDQKQNEQPGPSIQRGAQHNRLLLVSCGDKKGILNVEKLSRAEECIESEGRWFSPTAFETFSGRSSSRKWKQSIFCEGKPLQTLFECGVLSTNGFYRRRTNIPKPKKITLDPESESSSKASEVQFAEEIEGDDGWKPASEELVVEAKEEQKGKEERENGGETADSIDEQEMETPVTISPLKEYTLQSAVVVLKKIQELEGSESQCQTISSEDSDDDCEFKPLDQYMQSGREKQHSGSATDDSCIAAAMQDDSRQISRDKSIIGAECKRHSNNRRQHGQTEILNEKGNSVRPLSAPTPSSDSPENIGPINSLTANPSASSVSGFSNTTTDTREEKEGGVLEIEQYVKRKDLPDMSNSEASGRPPANVNISDATPNTITPEQVAEDESVEPMKQSAARLSHTGATANGHVAAQVINQEARAPKTTKASDTYSSGMEEGVSSQRSKSVNLDAMDLDQLIQEKMKMQIKVLRLQEEYYSLKVQGIKK from the exons ATGAAGAGGACGAGGCAATCCCAAAGTGACAGAGGAGAAGGAGTTATGGGCAGGAGAACTAGCAGGAGggaactgaaaaaaatcaaatattttgagGAGAAGAGCATAGAGGAGACGCTGGAGACAGACGAATCAAATGAGGAGGAAGATCAGAAGCAGAATGAGCAGCCAGGTCCATCTATCCAGAGAGGAGCACAACATAACA GACTCTTGCTTGTATCCTGCGGAGACAAAAAGGGCATCCTGAATGTAGAGAAGCTGAGCAGGG CTGAGGAGTGTATTGAGTCTGAGGGCCGCTGGTTTTCCCCCACTGCCTTTGAGACGTTTTCGGGTAGAAGCTCCagcagaaaatggaaacaaagtaTTTTTTGTGAAGGCAAACCTCTGCAGACTTTGTTTGaa TGCGGGGTATTAAGCACTAACGGCTTTTATAGGAGGAGAACAAACATCCCAAAG CCAAAGAAAATCACATTAGATCCTGAATCAGAAAGCTCCTCTAAAG CTTCGGAAGTACAGTTTGCAGAAGAAATTGAGGGAGATGATGGCTGGAAGCCAGCCAGTGAAGAACTTGTAGTGGAAGCGAAGGaggaacaaaaaggaaaggaagagcgTGAAAACGGAGGAGAGACTGCTGACTCAATAGATGAGCAGG AAATGGAGACACCTGTGACCATTTCCCCACTGAAGGAATACACTTTGCAGTCAGCAGTTGTCGTCCTCAAAAAGATCCAAGAGCTGGAAGGG aGCGAGAGTCAGTGTCAGACCATCTCTTCAGAGGATTCAGATGATG ACTGTGAGTTTAAGCCACTGGATCAGTACATGCAGagtggaagagaaaaacaacacagcggTTCAGCGACAGATGACTCTTGCATCGCAGCAGCCATGCAAGATGATAGCAGGCAGATTTCAAGAGACAAATCCATCATCGGTGCTGAGTGCAAAAGACATAGCAACAACAGAAGGCAACATGGGCAGACAGAAATCCTGAATGAAAAGGGGAATTCTGTAAGACCTTTATCTGCACCAACTCCCTCGTCCGACAGTCCTGAAAACATTGGGCCAATCAACAGTCTCACAGCAAACCCCAGTGCTTCCTCTGTCTCAGGCTTTTCCAACACCACCACAG ACACCCGTGAGGAGAAAGAAGGTGGAGTGCTGGAAATAGAGCAGTACGTAAAGAGGAAAGACCTTCCTGACATGTCTAACTCTGAAGCCAGCGGTCGACCGCCTGCCAATGTAAATATCAGCGACGCAACGCCAAACACAATAACTCCGGAGCAGGTCGCTGAGGATGAAAGCGTAGAGCCAATGA AACAATCTGCGGCGCGTCTGTCGCACACAGGTGCCACAGCCAACGGCCATGTTGCTGCACAGGTGATCAATCAAGAGGCAAG ggCTCCGAAAACAACCAAAGCCTCAGACACTTATTCCTCAGGCATGGAGGAGGGCGTGTCCTCACAGCGCTCCAAGAGCGTCAATCTGGACGCAATGGACCTTGATCAATTAATCCAAGAGAAgatgaaaatgcaaatcaaggttttaaGATTACAAGAGGAATATTACTCTCTGAAAGTACAGGGAATTAAAAAGTGA
- the ccdc97 gene encoding coiled-coil domain-containing protein 97 isoform X1 produces MWGEIDPPVETQPTWCKSEDRNKSPEEPVIRTQKRSDLGGPTDSERRPPPPPPPPEPAHLSQAETSCVSAMIEAVAVSRSLVKSQQIGEAELTVDQRRQELLQQYSSRPLVFLERYHACLKPQHLSAFAHVSSDPRTHHYSKVIQRRADGCPDKTRIRNQRYAALRALQKEGQYFSEEQMRIREPLLYEQYIGQYLTDEEVLERSQEAMLDCAQGEPGAPAGGAGGLAHLLLNSYQERLIQSRLQLEQEREDCQQEEEEDEEDDNSRVQGKEWEPTSEEKALLREEFISQMHQRFLDGKDKDFNYSEVDENPDYDNLDIVSRDAEDKYFDEDDEEEDDELEKDEEYMTE; encoded by the exons ATGTGGGGTGAGATCGACCCTCCCGTTGAAACACAGCCGACGTGGTGCAAGAGTGAAGACCGGAACAAATCACCCGAAGAACCGGTGATACGGACCCAGAAAAGAAGTGACCTCGGCGGCCCCACCGACAGCGAGCGGCGGCCCCCgcccccgccgccgccgccggaGCCCGCG CACCTGAGCCAGGCTGAGACCAGCTGCGTCAGCGCCATGATAGAAGCCGTGGCGGTGAGCCGGAGCCTGGTGAAGAGCCAGCAGATCGGAGAGGCCGAGCTGACCGTGGATCAGCGCaggcaggagctgctgcagcagtacAGCAGCAGGCCGCTGGTCTTCCTGGAGAGGTACCAT GCTTGTCTGAAGCCGCAGCACCTGTCAGCGTTTGCCCATGTCAGCTCAGACCCACGAACCCATCACTACAGCAAGGTGATACAGAGACGAGCTGACGGATGTCCCGACAAGACCAGGATCCGAAACCAGCGCTATGCTGCCCTCAGAGCCCTGCAGAAAG AGGGTCAGTATTTCAGTGAGGAACAGATGCGAATCAGAGAACCACTCTTGTACGAACAATATATTGGCCAATACCTGACTGATGAGGAG GTGCTGGAGCGCTCCCAAGAGGCCATGTTGGACTGTGCACAGGGAGAACCAGGAGCACCAGCAGGAGGCGCAGGAGGTCTCGCCCACCTCCTCCTCAACTCGTACCAGGAGCGTCTCATCCAGAGTCGTCTGCAGttggagcaggagagagaggattgccaacaggaagaggaagaggacgaggaggatGACA ATAGCAGAGTCCAGGGAAAGGAATGGGAGCCGACATCCGAGGAAAAGGCTCTCCTCAGAGAGGAATTCATCAGTCAGATGCACCAGCGCTTCCTCGATGGCAAAGACAAAGATTTTAACTACAG CGAGGTGGATGAAAACCCAGACTATGACAACTTGGACATTGTCAGCAGAGACGCGGAGGATAAATactttgatgaagatgatgaggaagaggatgatgagcTGGAAAAGGATGAAGAGTATATGACAGAGTAg
- the ccdc97 gene encoding coiled-coil domain-containing protein 97 isoform X2: MIEAVAVSRSLVKSQQIGEAELTVDQRRQELLQQYSSRPLVFLERYHACLKPQHLSAFAHVSSDPRTHHYSKVIQRRADGCPDKTRIRNQRYAALRALQKEGQYFSEEQMRIREPLLYEQYIGQYLTDEEVLERSQEAMLDCAQGEPGAPAGGAGGLAHLLLNSYQERLIQSRLQLEQEREDCQQEEEEDEEDDNSRVQGKEWEPTSEEKALLREEFISQMHQRFLDGKDKDFNYSEVDENPDYDNLDIVSRDAEDKYFDEDDEEEDDELEKDEEYMTE, from the exons ATGATAGAAGCCGTGGCGGTGAGCCGGAGCCTGGTGAAGAGCCAGCAGATCGGAGAGGCCGAGCTGACCGTGGATCAGCGCaggcaggagctgctgcagcagtacAGCAGCAGGCCGCTGGTCTTCCTGGAGAGGTACCAT GCTTGTCTGAAGCCGCAGCACCTGTCAGCGTTTGCCCATGTCAGCTCAGACCCACGAACCCATCACTACAGCAAGGTGATACAGAGACGAGCTGACGGATGTCCCGACAAGACCAGGATCCGAAACCAGCGCTATGCTGCCCTCAGAGCCCTGCAGAAAG AGGGTCAGTATTTCAGTGAGGAACAGATGCGAATCAGAGAACCACTCTTGTACGAACAATATATTGGCCAATACCTGACTGATGAGGAG GTGCTGGAGCGCTCCCAAGAGGCCATGTTGGACTGTGCACAGGGAGAACCAGGAGCACCAGCAGGAGGCGCAGGAGGTCTCGCCCACCTCCTCCTCAACTCGTACCAGGAGCGTCTCATCCAGAGTCGTCTGCAGttggagcaggagagagaggattgccaacaggaagaggaagaggacgaggaggatGACA ATAGCAGAGTCCAGGGAAAGGAATGGGAGCCGACATCCGAGGAAAAGGCTCTCCTCAGAGAGGAATTCATCAGTCAGATGCACCAGCGCTTCCTCGATGGCAAAGACAAAGATTTTAACTACAG CGAGGTGGATGAAAACCCAGACTATGACAACTTGGACATTGTCAGCAGAGACGCGGAGGATAAATactttgatgaagatgatgaggaagaggatgatgagcTGGAAAAGGATGAAGAGTATATGACAGAGTAg